Proteins from one Desulfuribacillus alkaliarsenatis genomic window:
- a CDS encoding ABC transporter ATP-binding protein has translation MQLKAEKVGYYYKDNEWLFRDFQITVDPGEIIAIQGKSGKGKTTLAQILAGYQKPMEGSVLLGEQELISSKNRISYTGFYPVQLVWQHPEKAVNPRWKLRETLYEAGELDEIIIEQLGIEKQWLERWPNELSGGELQRICVARALHKDTKYLIADEMTSMLDALTQSQIWNVVLDVARDRNIGIIVISHDKHLINKLCNRIVQL, from the coding sequence ATGCAACTTAAAGCTGAAAAGGTTGGCTATTACTACAAAGATAATGAATGGTTGTTCCGCGATTTTCAGATTACTGTAGATCCTGGAGAGATTATAGCAATTCAAGGTAAGAGCGGCAAAGGGAAGACAACTCTAGCACAAATCCTAGCAGGTTATCAAAAGCCTATGGAAGGTAGTGTGTTGCTAGGAGAGCAAGAGTTGATCTCTAGCAAAAACCGAATTTCCTATACTGGGTTTTATCCAGTTCAGCTTGTATGGCAGCATCCAGAGAAAGCCGTCAACCCACGCTGGAAATTAAGAGAGACACTATATGAAGCAGGGGAACTTGACGAGATAATTATTGAACAATTAGGGATTGAAAAGCAATGGCTTGAGCGTTGGCCTAATGAACTATCTGGTGGAGAGTTACAGCGTATTTGTGTAGCTAGGGCATTGCATAAGGATACAAAATATCTAATAGCTGATGAAATGACAAGTATGCTAGACGCATTAACACAGTCTCAAATTTGGAATGTAGTCCTTGATGTGGCTAGGGATAGGAACATTGGGATTATTGTTATAAGTCATGATAAACATTTAATAAATAAACTTTGTAATCGAATCGTACAACTATAA
- a CDS encoding glycosyltransferase, which translates to MILYVGRLAPEKDIDIVIQTYQALPDILKKDTHLLVVGDGPLYNTYVKKLLPQVTFTGFIEGPELANIYASSENTELEVSLLGHGGSNYCPIA; encoded by the coding sequence ATCATCTTATACGTTGGTCGTCTTGCTCCTGAGAAAGATATAGATATTGTTATTCAAACATATCAGGCTTTACCTGATATCCTAAAAAAAGATACCCATTTATTGGTTGTAGGCGATGGCCCCCTATATAATACTTATGTGAAAAAACTCCTCCCCCAGGTGACTTTTACAGGCTTTATAGAGGGGCCCGAGCTTGCAAATATCTATGCTTCTAGTGAAAATACAGAACTAGAAGTCAGTCTCTTAGGACATGGTGGCTCAAACTATTGCCCAATAGCATAA
- a CDS encoding phosphatase PAP2 family protein, protein MSRFVSWLSVYDQRAFYLVNQHIRCRILDKLLPFVTRLGGATFTIALMLAMLLLSQDLIRIWSIQGLISLGASHIVVHVIKKLYGRARPYDCLAGVTLNANPLKDYSFPSGHTTAVFSIVTVFILHIPFLAIFLLPLAILVALSRMYLGLHYPTDCIIGACIGIVSSVFVVWAFPIFF, encoded by the coding sequence ATGAGTCGCTTCGTCAGTTGGTTGTCTGTATATGATCAAAGAGCCTTTTATCTGGTGAATCAGCATATTCGGTGCAGAATACTAGATAAGTTGCTCCCTTTTGTTACCCGTTTAGGTGGCGCTACATTTACGATAGCATTAATGCTTGCGATGCTATTATTATCACAGGATCTAATTCGAATTTGGTCAATTCAAGGGCTAATATCCCTGGGTGCAAGCCATATTGTAGTACATGTAATTAAAAAGCTATATGGTAGGGCACGTCCCTATGATTGTCTTGCTGGGGTAACTTTAAATGCCAATCCTTTAAAAGATTACTCATTTCCCTCGGGGCACACAACAGCAGTTTTTTCAATTGTCACTGTGTTCATACTACACATCCCGTTTTTAGCTATTTTCCTCTTGCCACTTGCTATATTAGTAGCACTATCCCGAATGTATTTAGGCCTACACTATCCAACAGATTGTATTATTGGAGCGTGTATTGGCATAGTTAGCTCCGTATTTGTTGTTTGGGCTTTCCCAATATTTTTTTAG